One Acinonyx jubatus isolate Ajub_Pintada_27869175 unplaced genomic scaffold, VMU_Ajub_asm_v1.0 scaffold_120, whole genome shotgun sequence genomic window, TCTTACACAGTGTGATTTATGTTGAGGAGTTATGGATACAAGAAATAGGAGAAGACATTATCTCCGATGCACATAAGAgaagaaatgtttatattatatctAGGAAGAGACCCAGGTTCATGAAATATATTGTTGCCCGAGTTTCAAAAGATGCCATACACCTCAAAAAGGAGTCATTCATTAGCCAGAAcacagagattacttagaaaaaaatgaaacatttttattgagaataagGGATTTGCCTCACTGTGGGATTTTAGATATGTTGCCACAGACTCAACAAAGAACCCAGATTAGGGAAGTGAAGActaacatttggaaaatagtcAGAGGATACCACATAGCCTTCAGCCACAGGAAGCCTTCATACAAATGCTAACTAGAGGTCACAATTACAGAAAGCATGCAATTCATTGGATATAGAAATCTTGGGGTATAATTCAATGAATCAGCCCTCCCTTAAGCCGTGCCACTTCAGAAGCAAATGTGTCTTGGACAGTGATGTTCTAGCAGCAAGAAGAATAACATCTTCTATACCAAAATGGCCGGTAGCCACAGCAACCAGAGCCatagccacagccacagccataTCTGGTGCCATAGCCACAGCAGGAGCCGTATCCACAGCCATATCCACAGCCATAGCCAGGTCCATAACTACAGCCATAATAGGGCCCATAGCCACAGCCATAGCCATAGCCACAGCCATAGCCACAGGAGTTGCCGTAGTTGCAACACATCTTGTCAAGAGAAGAGATTTCACGTGGGTTGCGAGAGGATGTGGTGAACTGTGTGTCTTCTACTAGCCTTGGACCTTTATATACTGTCAGTAATTGGCAGAACATACCATTCATCCCCTGACATACCCAACAAATATGTAAGCACTTCTGGTAT contains:
- the LOC128313853 gene encoding keratin-associated protein 21-1-like encodes the protein MNGMFCQLLTVYKGPRLVEDTQFTTSSRNPREISSLDKMCCNYGNSCGYGCGYGYGCGYGPYYGCSYGPGYGCGYGCGYGSCCGYGTRYGCGCGYGSGCCGYRPFWYRRCYSSCC